A stretch of DNA from Bacteroidales bacterium:
TTTCAGTTTACACGAAAAGAACGAAACGGAATTCTTTTTTTATTTATCATAATTGCATTGGTGTGGTTTGCTTACGCTTCGTTAGATTATTTCTTCAAGCCTAATATACACGACTATAGCCAATTTGAGAAACAAATAGATACGTTTTATGCATCTATTGAAGATAATCCGGCTAAGATAAAAAATACCCCACAAGACACCTTAGCATATAACCGCGATACCTGTTTTGTAGATATTAACCACCCACAAATAGAACATTTACGATGTCTTGGCATAAAAGAACATCTGGCAAAAACTTGGATAAATTACACTCAGAAAGGTGGCAAATTTAAAACAATCGATGGATTAAAGAAATTATGGGGCATGAACGACAGTATTTTCAACGCCATTGCTCCATATTTAATGCTTAACACCAATGATACCCCAACAAACCTAAAAAACTATTCAAAATCAAACGATACTCCTCCATATTTAAAAAAAGCAGAAAAAAAGATTGAAATGGTTGAATTAAATACGGCTGACACAAATCAGTTAATAGCATTACCGGGGATTGGAAACTCTTTTGCATCGCGTATTATAAAGTATCGCAACCGATTAGGCGGATTTTACAACAAAGAACAATTGAAAGAAATTTATGGCTTTAATCAAGAGCTTTACGAAAAAATAAGTCCTTATATATACGTAGATGTATTTGAAATTAAAAAAGTAAACATCAATACAGGCGATTATTCTACCTTGATTCAAAATCCCTATTTTACAAAAGAAGCTGTCAAAGCCATTCTACAATACCGAAAAAAAACGGGCAAAATAAACAATGCAGATGATTTATTGATTCATCAGATTGTATCTGAAGACGAATGGAATAAATTAAAATGGTACGTAGCGTTTTAGAACTAATTTCCTTCAGATAGTTTTATCGGCTTACATTCTATAAGCCACTATTATTCAAAAGTAAACGAACCAAACTTTATGCTTTTACCATCTTGTGCATACGTTACATAACGTTTACCAGTATTGTAAATCATCTTAGGAATAATCACATATTTTTCATCCTGATCTTTAAACATAGAATATTTTTCGTAGCTTCCATCTGGGAATATCGAAACAATGGTAGCTAAGCCTTTAGGAAGAAGAACGGGATTATTTTTTAATGGTTTTGTTTTAGCAGCTACTTTATTATTTAAATTAGCTTTATTGTCGTTGTAAACAATTTTTAGTTTATTCGATTCAGAAAAGGCAACATAGGAATGATAAAATCCTTTATCGTCTGGACTATATTGATTTTTAGCCACACGAATATTCCATGCCAAAACACCTTCTTTAGTTACACCAAAAACTATTAAATCGTTAAAATAATAATTATCAACATGGGTTACTTTCTTACTTGCAGGGTCAACAATATCATCTCCAACCGTGTATTCTTGTTCGGCAATTACTGCAAAGCCACCGTTATCGAAGAAAAGGAAATCTTTTAAAATGTAATTATAATATTGTTCGGGTGTAGTGCCATTACGTTCTTGCGAGCATTCAGCCATAAAATCTTTAGAGAACACGCGAGTAGATTTTTTGGGGTCAATAACCTCTATTTTTTGAGTTCTGGGGTTTATTTTCATATAGTAAGCACCCATAAATTCGTTGGCAAATTTTACTGTTTTATTGGCAAAAAAGCCTGCTATGAATATATTTTCTTCATTATCTAACCCAAAAATTGCATTGGCAGGCACATATTTATCAGCTTTTACATTAAATTGAGCAAACTCTTTACGCTTAGGATTATATGCCAACATTATATATTCATATTTTTCATCAGCAGTTTTTCCGGCTGCGGGTTTCTTTTTGCCAACTTGAAGACATTTAGTTAAAAAATATAAATAACCGCTTTTGCCTGCATCAAATTGAACAATATCAAATGAACGTCCTACTAATGGAAAATTCAAAGCTACATTTACATCTTCACTTAAATCGGAATTTATCAATTTAAATGATATAGCTTCATTATTGTACGATGCAAAGGTATTGTGGTATAAAATGCCTATTTTCCCATTAATTAATTTTACCTTAAAAATATCTTTAGGAGCATTGGTTAATGGAATACTTGCTATGTCTTTAGGTTTGTTTTTTAATGTTCCATCTTGATTTATATATTGTATGTATAGAATTTTCTGACTGCTGACATTAGCATAGGTAAGTAATATGAGTTTCTGATTCAAATAAAACATATCGAAGAAATGGGTTTGTAAGCCATTTACACTAGGCATAATGATTTGATTTGTCGATTCTATGGTATTCGTGGTAGAAGAAATGTATTCTAAATAGGTATTATCATCGGTAATTTCTATTGGTGATTTTGATTTTATGACATAATAACCATCCTTATCGTGCCCAATAACTTTATGGTACCACGTGTTTTTTTCAAGAACCACATTACTACCCCAATCCATTTCTACCGATTGAGCATAGGTTAAAGCACTAAAAATTACAATAAAAGCAAAAACTAAAATATTTTTCATAACCATAAAATTTTCTTTTTGCTACAAAGATATATTTTTCGATACAAAATTCCTACTTTTTTAAAATTTTATTTGCTAGCTGACCACATGCAGCATCAATATCTATACCGCGACTTTTACGATGCTTTACAATAAAATTCTTTGATTTTATCAACGTTTTAAAATGTTCAATTTGTTCGATTGAAGACGATTTAAAGTTCTTATCATCTACACTATTATACGAGATTAAATTAATTTTTGCATTTACATGGCTAGAATAACGAATAAGTGCCCTTGCATCTTTGTCGCCATCATTCACACCATCTAGCATTAAATATTCAAAAGTGATTTTTTGTTGCGTCTTTTGTGTATAATATTTCAACGCATCTAAAAGCTTTTCGAGAGAGTATTTTTTTGCAAATGGTATAAGCGTTTCGCGTTTTTCTTGAATAGCCGAATGAAGCGATATAGCTAATTCAACACCCAATTTTTCGTCAGCAAGCTTTTTAATACCTTCTGGAATACCAACAGTAGATAATGTAATTCGTTGTGCCGACCATCCTAAGCCATCTTTATTGCAAATAGTATGTATGGCTTTGATAGTATTGTCGTAGTTCAGCAATGGCTCGCCCATGCCCATCACAACAATATTGGTCAAGGAGTGCCCAAATTGCTTCAATGATAGGCTATTCAGGTCAATAACTTGGTCAAATATTTCACCATGGCTAAGATTACGCATAAAACCGAGTTGTCCCGTTGCGCAAAAAGCACATTTGACAGGGCATCCCACTTGTGTCGATATACATGCAGTAAAGCGTTCATCAGATGGAATTACAACACCTTCTACAATCTGTTTGTCATAAAGTTCGAAAGCTGCTTTGAGTGTGGCATCGCTAGCTTTTTGAAAGGTCAATAAACGTATTCTGTCCCAGCTAAACGATTCCTTTATTTTTGTTCGTAAAGATTCTGGCAAATTGGTCATTTCGTCTATTTCGTGGATGCCTTTTTTCCAGAGCCATTCTTCAATTTGTTTAACACGAAATGTTTTTTCGCCTATGGATAGCAACCATTGCGACCACTCATCTTTGCTAATGTTTCTAAGAAAAGGTTTTATCATTTATCGTAAATAACCTCCAACAACACAAGTTTTTTTATACGAATGTGTGGTGCCATTTAAATTAAACACTTCTACATAAACTATATATATACCTATTTCGGCTTTGGTTTTAGCATCGGTCAAGCCATCCCACGTAAAGTAGCCTTCGATGCCACACATTTCGTTACGAATTAAACGACGAATTTCTCTTCCTTTGGCGTCGAAAATAGTAATATTAGCCACATAACCCGGTTCAGAAAATTTATAACGAATATTAAGAATATCATCACGACCATCCATATCAGGGCTGAAAACCTCGGGTTCAACTGTTATTTCGGCACTATTATCTTCAAAATGTGCGTATTGTGAATTTTTATAAGTAGGAGTTCCAAAACCACAACTTTGTGAAGCAGAATGCCAATTCTTATCATCTTGGGTAGGTAATTCGGGATGAATACGTTCTAAAGCAACTCCTTTAAACGAATTGAGTAATTGAAAATGCATTTCTTCGGTATAACTAAAATCATCAATAAATTCGAAGCTTTTGTTAACAAACGTTATACGCCCAGAAGTTGACGTTAAAGACGGAAACGAAGGCATTTCCAAGATTTTCTTTGGAAAAGGTGTTGAATAGAAAGATGTAACTCCTTTAGCTGATTTAGTTATCACAACATAATCGTAAGGGAACAAATAAAAACCTTCGGTCGTAATTTCATATAAATCGGTTATTTGCCCAGTATTATCGACTTCTGCCCACTTTACATCTTTTAAATTATACGTATGTTGAGTTGGATTGTAAAGTTCTACATAATCGCTCCCTCCTGTATTTTCATAAAACAATACTTCGTTAATAATAAAGCTACCCGGAACAATACTATCGCCAATTGCAAATGAGGTTGTAAGCGTAGAACTTGTAATATTACCAGCGCAATCTTTTATTCCGGCATCAACCGAAATAGTATAAACGGTATCTTTTATAAATCCGGCTTGCTGAAATACTAATAAAACTTTTTTCTGGTCATTATTGATAAAGCTTGCCGTAATAGGATTTCCAATACCATGATCTACAGTAAAATTTGCAGGTATTAACCATTGATTATCAAGTATGGTTTCATTAAAAGTTAAAATAAGTGTATCGGGTTCTATTAAAGCGGCTCTTAGCAAATCAGGCATTTGAACATCAGGATTGCTTCGATAAACAGAATTTTGAGTTCCTGGAGTGCCTCCTTTTACATTGCTCGAAGCTATCCAATTAGCTGATTCGCCACATGGATTCATCGGGTCTATTTGTTCTAAACTCCAACCACCATCATCTTTAAAACTACTCTGATACCAATTATCCGAATAATACACATAATGAATGGTTCTTCCATCATTGCTTTTAAGATTTAACGAAGTACCGCTATTAGTTAAAGCTGTTGTACTCGAAATCACAGGCAAAACATCGCCATATACACTTAAAGCACTTACCGCAGAGCTATGGCATAAAATTACATAACCATTGGCAGGTAATTGGTATGCTGGTAAAAGATTTGCGGTTGTTCCAATGGTAAGTGTCCAATCTTTTAACTGAATAGGATACGAACTACGATTGTAAAGTTCAAGGTATTCGTACTCGGGCAATTGTACCGAAGGGCTTGGGTCTGCCATTATTTCGTTAATCTGAACATCAAAGGGTTGAACATAGTACCACATAAAATTTTCAGCTAAGGGTTGCGGAATTTGATTTCCTGCTAAATCGTGTAAATTGAAAAAAGCAATGGTATATGGCTGTCCCGAAATAAAAGGATTGGCAAATGTTAAATGAATTAATGCCGCATTCATATTATCGCGAACCGCTGTTGCAGGGACTCCAATATTATTGTTTACTACATAATTATTTACGTTTTGAGCATCACTCAACGAAATTCCCTCGGTAAAGAGCAAATCGATATGCAATGAATCTAAAACATTTAATTCCTGTAGGGTTGGCTGAATAGTATCAATACGAACCGTACCAGTGTAAAAATCATCAAAATAAAATTTTCCTGTACCATAGGTTGACGAATATTTGCAAACTATACCCGTAAACACAATGCTGTCGTTAAAATTCAAATCGTTAGCAGTAGCTTGTAAAACAAAGGCAGAACCACCTACATAATCAGCATACATACGCCATAACCCTGCTGCATCGCGAATAACTTTTATCCTCACTGTGGGTGAGCTTGATATAGCAGCCAAGGTACCGGTTGCCAATAATGTTTGAGTGCTGCTGTCTTGATAATACAACTTAAGAGCATCCGAAGAACCGTCTTCGCCTAATTGAATATAATAGCCTTTTAACGCAGAACTGGTTAAATCGCTTTTATCAGCCATCAGGTAATATTTAGCATTATTGTTGCTTGAAGGACTAAAATTCAAATTTATCCACGCTTGCCATTCTATACTATCTGTTGGTAATTTGACCGGAGTAGATAAATATGAATAATTGGATGAACCCGAGGGCGTTGTGTTTAAAGCTAACTGGTACGATGTATTCACAATGAAATCGCCGGTGCTTCCAATCCATGTCGGGTTTTGACTAAAATCTCCATCTATAAACGATTCATCTAAAACAGTAGGAGCATTTATAGCATAAATAAAATTCGTATATACTGGAGTTAATTGCGCATTTACATCACTAAGCATAATCTGGAATATATCGGCGGCATTGTAAGTTAAATCATTCCATGATGCTACTCCATTTTGAGCTGCAATAACAAGTGTTTGCGATGACTGTAATTGTCCGCTACCCAATGTTACCTGAGCTTGAATATTGGCAGAAAAATCAATATCGCGGTTGCCATTTATATCGGTAACTTCGCACGATAAAGCAAAAGGCACCATCGGAAATACTAACGATGGTTGGACAATAAGGTTTATTTTCTTCCCTACTACATCGATAGTAAATATATTCGATTGTACAGCACTAAAAGATGTTGAAAAACCTGAACCTGATAAATACGAATCAAAACAGGTGGCATCAATTATAAATTGCAATGCTGTGCCATCAACAATTGCAGAATCTTTTAGAAAGACATATAAATCTATATCAACACTTCCACCATTGGTAACAACCAAATCGCCACTATTAAAGCTAAAATTGATGCTACCTTGCCCAATGGTGGTATCGGTAGCACTCACATTATTACCATTAGCTTTAATAAATGCTCCTTTTAAAATCTGAAGCCAATTGGCACTATTGGCGTTTTTAATGGATATAGTCGAAACATAAGTTGGCAAACCATCTGAAGTACCTACATCATTTATTTTAAATGAAAAAACTTTTTTTGCTAAATTGGCTAATGTTCGAACAGACGAAATAGTATCGGCAGCAACCTGAGTAACTGGCTCAGAGGCATAACTATCGTTATCGTTTAAATTGACAGGAGTTACAGTACCGATTAAAGCCAAAGTATTATCGTTGATACGCCAAGTGCCCGTGCTTCCTTCTGCTTGATAACCATACCAACGTATGTAAAGGGTCTCGCCATTATTTACAATAATATTTAACCCTGTAAGCGTGCCATCACGTTCCAAATCATCGTCGGGAACAGTAACGGTTGCTAAAGTAGTATAAGTAGCAAAATTGGCAACATTGGATATTCTTACCTGATATTCATGAATGCCAGTTAAAGAACGGCGTTCACCAAAACTTATAGTAGTAATTTTAACTTTATAACCTGTGTTAGGAGCAATCGAGATTTGATAATAATCGGCAGTATCGGGCAATGTATTGGAAGTCCAACCCGAGCAAGAAGCACCTGAGGTTCCAAAACTCAACGTATTAAGCCCCGTCCCTTTTTTAAAAACACCAGCTGTTACATTTACATCTACATTAGCAGGGTTTCCGTCTGAAGTTAATGGCCAATTAGCTAATTGAGCCCAAGCAGAAAAAACATAAAACACACCTAAAAGCGATGTTAAATAAAACTTTCGCATAAAAATATTTTTAGAGGTGTAAAGATAAAGTAAATTGACAAAAAAAACTAATCTTTAAGCCTAAACTGAAAACGCTTTTTGATTTTTGAATTGAAAAAATATAGCATTAAATAATAAAGGACTAAAGATACTAAACCTAGTAATCCGGCAATAGCTTCGTTATGACTTAGTCCATAAGCCACAAAAACAGATATTATCATTACTAATAATGGCACGACATAGCTCAACATTACAGCCAAATTGCCATTGCTTTGATTCATTTGAACTATAACATTTTTACCTATAGTATAATTAGAAGTATCGTTCACCAAAACCTCCACCTCTTTTTCTTTTGCCTCACTGCCTAACGACATTGTGCAAGCCTCTTTACTACTACAATGATTACAAGCAGAAGTGGAAACAATACTGACAATCAAGGTTTGTTTATCTTTTATTTCCTTAATAATTCCAGGATGATCAATTATTTCTGTCATAATGGATACAAAGTTAGTTCACTTTTTTCGAAAAACCTATAAAGGACTCGAATCATGAAAACGCTTCATGATTTGCTCTAACTCTTGTTTAAAGGTGAGTTTAGATGTTTGTGCCAAAGAAAGAATATTTTCGTCGGGTTTAACAACTAATTCACGCATTTTCATATGCTGGTTGATATAAAGCATTTCCATATCAGGGTATAGCTCCTGAATAGCCGAAGCAACCTCTAAAATAGGCATTACTCTATCAACAGCATTATAGATGCCTGGTTTTAAATCACTATAAATTAGCCGATTAAGAATTTCGGTTATCTTATCAATATAAATAAACGAACGTCGTTGCATTCCATCGCCATAAATATTTATTCGTCCGTTAAAACTAGCATCGAACATAAATCGGTTGATAACGGCATCGAAACGCATACTTATACCATAACCATAAACATTGCCACAACGCAAAATATAAGTTGGTATTTTGTTCATTAGACGCAAAACATGTTGTTCGCCTCTATATTTAGATATACCATAAAACGATTGTGGGTTAGGCGTTGAGTCGATAGTCATTTCTTCGGACGATGCACCGTAAACCGAAGCACTGCTTAAATAAACAAACTTTTTTACCTTACTTTCTTCAACGGCATAAACCAATTCGGCAGTGCCCCAGTGATTCACCTGTTCAAACAAATGTGAACTCTCGTTCGACAAAGGAGTAGAAACACGAGCTGCCAAGTGGTAAACTATATCTACATCTTTTACAA
This window harbors:
- a CDS encoding helix-hairpin-helix domain-containing protein, whose translation is MLRSYFQFTRKERNGILFLFIIIALVWFAYASLDYFFKPNIHDYSQFEKQIDTFYASIEDNPAKIKNTPQDTLAYNRDTCFVDINHPQIEHLRCLGIKEHLAKTWINYTQKGGKFKTIDGLKKLWGMNDSIFNAIAPYLMLNTNDTPTNLKNYSKSNDTPPYLKKAEKKIEMVELNTADTNQLIALPGIGNSFASRIIKYRNRLGGFYNKEQLKEIYGFNQELYEKISPYIYVDVFEIKKVNINTGDYSTLIQNPYFTKEAVKAILQYRKKTGKINNADDLLIHQIVSEDEWNKLKWYVAF
- the rlmN gene encoding 23S rRNA (adenine(2503)-C(2))-methyltransferase RlmN, with product MIKPFLRNISKDEWSQWLLSIGEKTFRVKQIEEWLWKKGIHEIDEMTNLPESLRTKIKESFSWDRIRLLTFQKASDATLKAAFELYDKQIVEGVVIPSDERFTACISTQVGCPVKCAFCATGQLGFMRNLSHGEIFDQVIDLNSLSLKQFGHSLTNIVVMGMGEPLLNYDNTIKAIHTICNKDGLGWSAQRITLSTVGIPEGIKKLADEKLGVELAISLHSAIQEKRETLIPFAKKYSLEKLLDALKYYTQKTQQKITFEYLMLDGVNDGDKDARALIRYSSHVNAKINLISYNSVDDKNFKSSSIEQIEHFKTLIKSKNFIVKHRKSRGIDIDAACGQLANKILKK
- a CDS encoding lamin tail domain-containing protein; this translates as MRKFYLTSLLGVFYVFSAWAQLANWPLTSDGNPANVDVNVTAGVFKKGTGLNTLSFGTSGASCSGWTSNTLPDTADYYQISIAPNTGYKVKITTISFGERRSLTGIHEYQVRISNVANFATYTTLATVTVPDDDLERDGTLTGLNIIVNNGETLYIRWYGYQAEGSTGTWRINDNTLALIGTVTPVNLNDNDSYASEPVTQVAADTISSVRTLANLAKKVFSFKINDVGTSDGLPTYVSTISIKNANSANWLQILKGAFIKANGNNVSATDTTIGQGSINFSFNSGDLVVTNGGSVDIDLYVFLKDSAIVDGTALQFIIDATCFDSYLSGSGFSTSFSAVQSNIFTIDVVGKKINLIVQPSLVFPMVPFALSCEVTDINGNRDIDFSANIQAQVTLGSGQLQSSQTLVIAAQNGVASWNDLTYNAADIFQIMLSDVNAQLTPVYTNFIYAINAPTVLDESFIDGDFSQNPTWIGSTGDFIVNTSYQLALNTTPSGSSNYSYLSTPVKLPTDSIEWQAWINLNFSPSSNNNAKYYLMADKSDLTSSALKGYYIQLGEDGSSDALKLYYQDSSTQTLLATGTLAAISSSPTVRIKVIRDAAGLWRMYADYVGGSAFVLQATANDLNFNDSIVFTGIVCKYSSTYGTGKFYFDDFYTGTVRIDTIQPTLQELNVLDSLHIDLLFTEGISLSDAQNVNNYVVNNNIGVPATAVRDNMNAALIHLTFANPFISGQPYTIAFFNLHDLAGNQIPQPLAENFMWYYVQPFDVQINEIMADPSPSVQLPEYEYLELYNRSSYPIQLKDWTLTIGTTANLLPAYQLPANGYVILCHSSAVSALSVYGDVLPVISSTTALTNSGTSLNLKSNDGRTIHYVYYSDNWYQSSFKDDGGWSLEQIDPMNPCGESANWIASSNVKGGTPGTQNSVYRSNPDVQMPDLLRAALIEPDTLILTFNETILDNQWLIPANFTVDHGIGNPITASFINNDQKKVLLVFQQAGFIKDTVYTISVDAGIKDCAGNITSSTLTTSFAIGDSIVPGSFIINEVLFYENTGGSDYVELYNPTQHTYNLKDVKWAEVDNTGQITDLYEITTEGFYLFPYDYVVITKSAKGVTSFYSTPFPKKILEMPSFPSLTSTSGRITFVNKSFEFIDDFSYTEEMHFQLLNSFKGVALERIHPELPTQDDKNWHSASQSCGFGTPTYKNSQYAHFEDNSAEITVEPEVFSPDMDGRDDILNIRYKFSEPGYVANITIFDAKGREIRRLIRNEMCGIEGYFTWDGLTDAKTKAEIGIYIVYVEVFNLNGTTHSYKKTCVVGGYLR
- a CDS encoding SoxR reducing system RseC family protein; protein product: MTEIIDHPGIIKEIKDKQTLIVSIVSTSACNHCSSKEACTMSLGSEAKEKEVEVLVNDTSNYTIGKNVIVQMNQSNGNLAVMLSYVVPLLVMIISVFVAYGLSHNEAIAGLLGLVSLVLYYLMLYFFNSKIKKRFQFRLKD
- a CDS encoding SDR family oxidoreductase produces the protein MNILVTGGAGYIGTELIRQLVLMPEVEQVILYDNLSRGNYNIFLHSGIKRGKVKFVKGELLDSRTLKNVVKDVDIVYHLAARVSTPLSNESSHLFEQVNHWGTAELVYAVEESKVKKFVYLSSASVYGASSEEMTIDSTPNPQSFYGISKYRGEQHVLRLMNKIPTYILRCGNVYGYGISMRFDAVINRFMFDASFNGRINIYGDGMQRRSFIYIDKITEILNRLIYSDLKPGIYNAVDRVMPILEVASAIQELYPDMEMLYINQHMKMRELVVKPDENILSLAQTSKLTFKQELEQIMKRFHDSSPL